A single Pirellulaceae bacterium DNA region contains:
- a CDS encoding N-acetyltransferase produces the protein MPNYEVVTVGKNRRLQKQFIQLAWDLYRDDPNWVPPLLQTLKEGVGFSRNPFYDQNRCECFLALRDGLPVGRVCALVNEGHNLRFEERRGFFGFFECYDDPLAAKGLMDAAAKYLVAQGMLDMRGPANPSLNQEVGLLVEGFDTPPTFMMTYNRPYYERLLTGVGFEKCQDLYSFDGHIDMIADLDPKLSFVITEIKRRFNVNVRRMNLKRFTEEVSLFLDIYNRSLIGTWGFVPLSAAEVAHQAKGLKHLIVPELTTIIEVDGRPIGAGLGLMDFNPLIKQINGRLFPFGFLKLMTGKRKLKRVRLMSTNVLPEFQRWGFGLLALERMLPDARALGVETGEFSWVLESNHLSRGSLERSGLTRAKTYRVYDRSLSDYR, from the coding sequence ATGCCCAATTATGAAGTCGTTACCGTCGGCAAGAATCGGCGTCTGCAAAAGCAATTTATTCAATTGGCGTGGGATCTATACCGCGATGATCCCAACTGGGTACCGCCGCTGCTGCAGACGCTGAAGGAAGGCGTGGGATTTAGCCGTAATCCGTTTTACGATCAGAACCGATGCGAATGCTTTCTGGCTTTGCGCGACGGCCTACCGGTAGGCCGCGTCTGTGCGCTGGTCAATGAAGGGCATAACCTGCGTTTCGAGGAGCGGCGAGGTTTCTTTGGATTCTTTGAGTGCTACGACGATCCGCTCGCGGCCAAGGGACTGATGGATGCGGCGGCTAAGTACCTGGTGGCTCAAGGCATGCTGGACATGCGCGGCCCGGCCAATCCGAGTCTCAACCAAGAGGTGGGTCTGTTGGTTGAAGGCTTCGACACGCCACCAACATTTATGATGACCTACAACCGACCCTATTACGAAAGGCTGTTGACTGGTGTTGGCTTTGAGAAGTGTCAAGATTTGTATTCATTCGACGGTCACATCGATATGATCGCAGACCTGGATCCCAAGCTGAGCTTCGTCATCACTGAAATCAAGCGGCGCTTCAACGTGAACGTACGGCGCATGAACCTTAAACGATTCACGGAAGAGGTCAGTCTGTTCCTGGATATCTACAACCGCTCATTAATCGGCACATGGGGCTTTGTACCGTTGTCAGCAGCCGAAGTCGCCCATCAGGCCAAAGGCCTGAAGCACTTGATTGTCCCTGAACTGACCACGATCATCGAAGTGGACGGCCGTCCGATCGGTGCAGGCTTGGGTCTGATGGACTTTAACCCGCTGATCAAGCAGATCAATGGCCGCTTGTTTCCGTTCGGCTTTTTGAAGCTGATGACTGGCAAGCGAAAACTCAAGCGCGTGCGACTGATGAGCACCAACGTGTTACCCGAGTTTCAGCGCTGGGGATTCGGACTGTTGGCGCTGGAGAGAATGCTACCGGACGCGCGAGCCCTGGGGGTCGAAACTGGCGAGTTCTCGTGGGTCTTGGAGTCCAATCACCTGTCGCGTGGTAGCCTGGAACGCAGTGGCTTGACGCGTGCCAAAACGTACCGCGTCTACGATCGTTCGCTCAGCGACTACCGATAA
- a CDS encoding SDR family oxidoreductase, translating to MNMNEQSAQPLGGDFLQIAGKRYLVCGVANKKSVAFRVAQTLEEFGAEVVYSVRSTQRKQELERLLPGRAIYVCDVEHQAQIDELAGRLSQDFQGFHGLLHSIAFADYSQGIAPFHETTRRQFLQAVDISCFSLIALSSALQHQLESNGSVVTIGISTTRMASESYGFMAPIKAALESSLAFLTKSFSRFSQVRFNAVAAGLLKTSASAGIPGYVDSFLYAERVIPRQSAVTTQEVANTAAFLLSPRSSGITAQSIVVDAGMSINYFDRQIVAEATGG from the coding sequence ATGAACATGAATGAACAATCAGCCCAACCGCTAGGCGGCGACTTTTTGCAGATAGCTGGCAAACGCTATTTGGTTTGTGGCGTTGCCAATAAGAAAAGCGTGGCTTTTCGCGTTGCGCAAACGCTAGAAGAATTTGGAGCCGAGGTGGTTTATTCGGTTCGCAGCACGCAGCGCAAGCAGGAGTTGGAGCGGTTGCTGCCGGGTCGAGCCATCTACGTTTGTGACGTCGAGCATCAAGCGCAGATTGACGAACTGGCGGGACGGCTGTCTCAAGATTTTCAAGGATTTCACGGGCTGCTGCATTCAATCGCTTTTGCCGATTACAGCCAGGGTATCGCTCCCTTTCATGAGACCACGCGCCGCCAGTTTTTGCAGGCCGTGGACATCAGTTGCTTTTCGCTAATCGCCCTAAGTTCGGCGCTGCAGCATCAATTGGAATCCAACGGCAGCGTCGTGACCATCGGTATTTCCACGACACGGATGGCCAGTGAGAGCTACGGATTCATGGCACCAATTAAAGCAGCTCTCGAATCGTCGTTGGCTTTCTTGACTAAATCGTTCAGCCGCTTCAGCCAGGTGCGATTCAATGCGGTAGCCGCAGGGTTGTTAAAGACAAGTGCTTCAGCAGGCATTCCCGGTTACGTCGATTCTTTCTTGTATGCCGAAAGAGTCATCCCGCGGCAATCGGCGGTAACCACTCAGGAGGTCGCCAATACCGCAGCATTTCTACTGAGCCCCCGATCCAGCGGCATCACGGCGCAGTCGATTGTGGTGGATGCGGGAATGAGCATCAACTATTTCGACCGCCAAATTGTCGCTGAGGCAACTGGCGGATGA
- a CDS encoding NAD(P)/FAD-dependent oxidoreductase, translating into MPRDFLKDCQDYYDVVVIGSGLAGLTAANILGRAGHSVLLLEQHYKLGGLATWFRRPKSHIFDISLHGFPHGMVKSCRRYWNDEIASKIVQLKNIRFDNPMFSLTTTFNREDFTRLLTSQFQIPAQQVQAFFDTARGMNFYDDQSLTTGQLFERFFPGREDVVRLLMEPITYANGSTLEDPAITYGIVFSNFMAKGVYIYEGGTDDLIGQMSSELVRNGVDCRINCDVRKIEVDRQGVKEVIVGERRIRCGAVVSNSNLRATIFDLVGEDKFDRAFVDQARAVRLNNSSTQVYMALKPGCTIEESTGDLLFSSTAPLFRTAALLSRDITSRTFSFYYPRTRPDGKQQFAVVSSTNANYADWADLSAEEYQASKRDLVDTTLAALDQYVPGIHDMVEHAEAATPITFQHYTKHLQGASFGTKFEGLAVSRSLPEQVSGLYHAGSVGIIMSGWLGAINYGVIVANDVDQYLMKRAKLSAV; encoded by the coding sequence ATGCCACGAGATTTCTTGAAAGATTGTCAGGACTACTACGATGTGGTGGTGATCGGTTCTGGCTTGGCGGGGCTGACGGCGGCGAATATCCTGGGCCGGGCTGGACATAGCGTGTTGTTGCTGGAACAGCACTACAAACTGGGTGGGCTGGCGACTTGGTTCCGACGGCCCAAAAGCCATATTTTTGATATCTCGCTGCACGGTTTCCCGCATGGGATGGTCAAGAGCTGTCGCCGCTACTGGAACGACGAGATCGCTTCGAAGATTGTGCAGTTGAAGAATATCCGCTTCGACAATCCGATGTTTTCGCTGACCACAACCTTCAATCGCGAAGACTTTACACGACTGTTGACCTCCCAGTTTCAGATTCCGGCACAGCAAGTGCAGGCGTTCTTCGATACGGCTCGCGGAATGAACTTTTACGACGACCAGTCGTTGACAACCGGCCAGTTGTTCGAGCGCTTCTTTCCGGGGCGCGAAGATGTCGTGCGCCTGTTGATGGAGCCGATCACCTATGCCAACGGATCGACGCTGGAAGATCCGGCGATAACCTACGGCATCGTGTTTTCAAATTTTATGGCCAAAGGCGTCTACATCTACGAGGGCGGTACTGACGACTTGATTGGCCAGATGTCGAGCGAGCTGGTGCGAAACGGCGTAGACTGCCGGATCAATTGCGATGTGCGGAAAATCGAAGTGGATCGTCAGGGTGTAAAAGAAGTCATCGTCGGAGAACGCCGCATCCGCTGCGGTGCTGTCGTCAGCAATTCGAACCTGCGGGCGACCATCTTCGACTTGGTAGGCGAAGATAAATTTGACCGAGCTTTCGTCGACCAAGCGCGCGCGGTACGACTGAACAATAGTAGCACTCAGGTTTACATGGCACTCAAGCCGGGCTGCACCATTGAGGAATCTACCGGCGATTTATTATTCAGCTCGACTGCACCGCTGTTTCGCACTGCAGCCCTATTGAGCCGCGACATTACCAGCCGCACGTTCAGTTTTTACTATCCGCGTACTCGACCGGATGGCAAGCAACAATTTGCCGTGGTCAGCAGTACCAATGCGAACTATGCCGACTGGGCCGATCTGTCGGCGGAAGAGTATCAGGCCAGCAAAAGGGATTTAGTGGATACCACTCTGGCGGCGCTGGACCAGTATGTGCCGGGAATCCACGACATGGTCGAACATGCCGAAGCCGCTACCCCAATCACCTTCCAGCACTACACCAAACATCTTCAGGGGGCCAGCTTTGGCACCAAATTCGAAGGACTGGCCGTGAGTCGGTCGTTGCCAGAACAGGTTTCCGGGCTATACCATGCCGGCAGCGTGGGGATCATCATGTCGGGTTGGCTGGGCGCCATCAACTATGGTGTCATCGTGGCCAACGATGTCGATCAATACCTCATGAAACGCGCCAAGTTGTCGGCTGTGTAA
- the glmS gene encoding glutamine--fructose-6-phosphate transaminase (isomerizing), giving the protein MCGIVGYVGLKEASPFLIRGLRQLEYRGYDSAGIATLRPSEAIKIAKVVGRVSQLGELVEQQAPKGSIGIGHTRWATHGPATRENAHPHLGGSGQITLVHNGVIENYDSLKSGLLAKGYEFRSQTDSEVVAHLVADRLKELSASAPELTVQHCLEAVQDSVAQLRGTYGLLIMFRDFPDLLIAVRCGSPLVIGVGKQEQFVASDVSPLSGYTDRIIYLADHQLAVIRPENIQVLHRDHGRVRPEIRVLSEQVQEAGMDGFPHYMLKEIYEQPHSIRNALRGRLDKDNATAHFGGLNLTTQQLRSVQRIILTGCGTSWHSALVGEYLIEELARLPVEVEYASELRYRNPPTDHNTIVFGITQSGETADTLAALREMKRKGHHTLAICNVIGSSIAQEADGGVYLHAGPEIGVASTKAFTSQLTVLSMLALYFGRLRHLSFEAGQRIITKLESIPQLVDQALECHDVIKEIAEKYAYANNFLYLGRQFNFPTALEGALKLKEISYIHAEGYPAAEMKHGPIALVDENTPSVFIVPQGSVYEKVLSNLQEVKARGGPVIALVDHDDPQVRKLADSVVFIPECEDFLQPIVASIPLQLLAYEIALLRGCDVDKPRNLAKSVTVE; this is encoded by the coding sequence ATGTGCGGAATTGTCGGTTATGTCGGCCTCAAGGAAGCCTCCCCGTTTCTAATCCGTGGACTTCGACAGTTAGAGTATCGCGGCTACGACAGCGCCGGCATCGCTACGCTGCGTCCCAGCGAAGCCATAAAGATCGCCAAAGTTGTTGGGCGGGTCAGCCAATTGGGTGAATTGGTTGAACAGCAGGCGCCCAAGGGATCCATTGGTATCGGCCATACTCGCTGGGCTACTCACGGACCGGCCACGCGAGAAAATGCCCACCCGCATCTGGGCGGTTCAGGCCAGATTACATTGGTCCATAACGGCGTGATTGAAAACTACGACTCGCTGAAGTCTGGACTATTGGCCAAAGGATATGAATTCAGATCGCAAACCGACTCGGAAGTGGTCGCGCATCTGGTTGCTGATCGCTTAAAAGAACTATCAGCGTCCGCACCTGAGTTAACGGTCCAACATTGCCTGGAGGCGGTGCAGGATTCAGTGGCTCAATTACGCGGAACGTATGGTTTACTGATTATGTTCCGCGACTTTCCCGATCTGCTGATCGCTGTCCGTTGCGGTAGCCCATTGGTGATTGGTGTTGGCAAACAAGAGCAATTTGTAGCCAGTGATGTCTCGCCACTATCTGGCTACACAGATCGCATAATTTACTTGGCCGACCACCAACTGGCCGTCATTCGTCCAGAGAACATTCAAGTGCTGCATCGCGATCACGGCCGTGTCCGCCCGGAGATTCGTGTGTTGAGTGAACAAGTACAAGAGGCCGGGATGGACGGATTCCCGCATTACATGCTGAAAGAGATTTACGAACAGCCGCATTCGATTCGCAATGCTCTACGCGGCCGCTTGGATAAGGACAACGCAACTGCCCACTTCGGCGGTCTGAACCTGACAACGCAGCAACTGCGCAGTGTTCAGCGGATAATCCTGACGGGATGCGGAACGAGTTGGCATTCAGCCTTGGTCGGTGAATATCTGATTGAAGAACTGGCTCGGCTACCGGTCGAAGTCGAGTATGCCAGCGAACTGCGATATCGCAATCCGCCAACCGATCACAATACGATCGTCTTTGGAATTACCCAGAGTGGCGAAACGGCCGATACACTGGCGGCTCTGCGTGAGATGAAGCGCAAGGGGCATCACACGTTGGCCATTTGCAATGTCATCGGCAGTAGTATAGCGCAAGAAGCCGACGGCGGCGTCTACCTGCACGCCGGTCCGGAGATCGGCGTGGCGTCGACCAAAGCGTTCACTTCTCAATTGACCGTGCTTTCGATGTTGGCTCTGTATTTTGGTCGCTTGCGGCATTTGAGCTTCGAGGCCGGGCAGCGCATCATCACCAAATTGGAGTCGATTCCCCAGCTGGTTGATCAAGCGCTGGAGTGTCATGATGTGATTAAGGAGATCGCCGAAAAATACGCCTATGCCAATAATTTCTTGTACCTTGGGCGTCAATTCAATTTCCCCACTGCTTTGGAGGGGGCGCTTAAACTCAAGGAAATCAGCTACATCCATGCCGAAGGTTATCCAGCGGCCGAAATGAAACACGGCCCCATTGCACTGGTGGACGAAAATACCCCCAGCGTATTCATCGTTCCCCAAGGTTCGGTCTACGAGAAAGTCCTCAGCAACTTGCAAGAGGTCAAAGCCCGTGGCGGCCCGGTAATTGCGCTGGTAGACCACGATGACCCGCAAGTCCGAAAATTGGCTGATTCTGTGGTCTTCATCCCGGAATGTGAGGATTTTCTACAGCCTATTGTGGCTTCCATCCCCTTGCAGTTGCTAGCTTACGAAATCGCACTGCTACGTGGATGTGATGTTGATAAGCCGCGAAACCTTGCAAAAAGCGTAACGGTTGAGTAG
- the dgt gene encoding dNTP triphosphohydrolase, with translation MTNQAPIQSSRPASSAVSPDEAQWAIRERQLLAPYAMFAGASQGRRFAEPLHPYRSPFQRDRDRILHSAAFRRLSGKMQVFTGEMGDYHRTRLTHTHEVATIARTLGRVLRLNEDLIEALALLHDIGHPPFGHSGEEVLQQCLSQHGGFSHNRFALTLAEELETRYTPYPGLNLSREILLGQDFRITHAGQTPLLEVQVVDLADSIAYNAHDADDALKLGLLKFGQIQSLDLIQRAWRWTSSQVSGPSETALRQMLVHHLIDVQVADLLEQSQLQLASLSDMDSTAIQAAGIELQFSSDMLEQRRLFSAFMFSNVYRHPQLVSIRRRAAQKVEELYQRLTERPEILPPRFLDRAQRVGIHRAVGEYIGGMTDRFCDSQHRQLIELGESAAIDWY, from the coding sequence ATGACCAACCAAGCACCCATCCAATCCTCACGACCTGCGTCAAGTGCCGTGTCGCCCGACGAAGCGCAGTGGGCTATTCGCGAGCGACAACTCTTAGCGCCTTACGCGATGTTTGCTGGAGCATCGCAGGGGCGTCGCTTTGCAGAACCGCTACATCCTTACCGCAGCCCGTTCCAGCGGGATCGTGATCGCATTTTGCACAGCGCTGCCTTTCGGAGGCTGAGCGGCAAAATGCAGGTGTTTACCGGCGAGATGGGGGACTATCATCGCACGCGACTAACGCATACTCATGAGGTGGCCACGATTGCCCGTACGCTAGGGCGCGTGTTGCGGCTGAACGAAGACTTGATCGAAGCTCTGGCGCTGTTACACGATATTGGACACCCGCCATTTGGTCATAGTGGCGAAGAAGTGTTGCAACAGTGCCTAAGCCAACATGGAGGATTCTCGCATAACCGATTTGCGTTGACCTTAGCCGAGGAATTGGAGACTCGATACACGCCTTACCCAGGATTGAATTTATCACGCGAGATTCTGCTGGGCCAGGATTTTCGGATTACTCACGCTGGCCAGACACCGCTGTTGGAAGTGCAAGTGGTCGATCTGGCCGACAGCATCGCCTACAACGCACACGACGCAGATGATGCGCTGAAGCTGGGCCTGCTGAAGTTTGGGCAGATTCAATCGCTTGACCTAATTCAACGCGCCTGGCGCTGGACCAGCAGTCAGGTCAGCGGTCCTTCCGAGACGGCCTTGAGGCAGATGCTGGTACATCATTTGATCGACGTTCAAGTTGCCGACCTGTTGGAGCAATCGCAATTGCAATTAGCTTCGCTTTCAGACATGGACAGTACCGCCATTCAAGCAGCTGGTATTGAGCTGCAGTTCTCGTCAGACATGCTTGAGCAGCGACGACTGTTTTCGGCCTTCATGTTTTCCAACGTCTATCGACATCCGCAACTGGTTTCCATTCGGCGTCGCGCGGCTCAGAAGGTCGAGGAGCTGTATCAGCGCCTGACCGAGCGACCTGAAATTCTGCCCCCGCGATTTCTGGACCGGGCCCAGCGCGTTGGCATTCACCGGGCTGTCGGCGAATACATTGGTGGCATGACCGACCGATTTTGCGACTCTCAGCACCGTCAGTTAATCGAGCTGGGCGAATCGGCAGCCATCGACTGGTATTAG
- a CDS encoding beta-hydroxyacyl-ACP dehydratase yields the protein MHRPSPSQSILSAIPHRPPMLLLDEIVHQEPGKIVCRKTFTESEFFTQGHFPEFPLVPGVILCECALQAGAVLIAGQTQMDSTKLPIATRMDAVKFKRMVRPGDTVEIEVVLNEVVSQAFFLTGKVSVAGKLAARLDFACSSTEPQ from the coding sequence ATGCATCGTCCATCGCCGAGCCAGTCAATTCTGTCAGCCATACCACATCGTCCGCCGATGTTGTTGTTGGACGAGATTGTGCATCAGGAGCCAGGCAAGATCGTGTGTCGCAAGACGTTCACAGAATCCGAGTTTTTTACGCAGGGGCACTTTCCAGAGTTTCCGCTGGTGCCAGGTGTCATCCTGTGCGAGTGTGCCCTGCAAGCCGGCGCGGTTCTGATTGCTGGCCAAACGCAGATGGACTCGACTAAATTGCCGATTGCCACTCGGATGGACGCCGTCAAATTCAAGCGGATGGTGCGCCCGGGTGACACTGTGGAGATTGAAGTTGTTCTGAACGAAGTCGTATCCCAGGCGTTCTTTCTAACAGGCAAAGTTTCAGTCGCGGGCAAATTGGCCGCCCGCTTGGATTTTGCCTGTTCGAGTACCGAGCCTCAATAG
- the floA gene encoding flotillin-like protein FloA (flotillin-like protein involved in membrane lipid rafts): MDSLNQLRQLVTIGGIELTPLVAQGDAKYIILLIAAGVIFVIGLVIFVVLMNFFWLWIQSITTGANIGILDLIGMYFRRVDARTIVRSKVTAVQAGLTNKELTSGQLEAHYLAGGNVVQVIRALVAARKSKMINMSFSQAAAIDLAGRDVLEAVQTSVYPKVIDCPPRGSSRPSLDAVAQDGIQLKVKARVTVRANLAQLIGGATEETIIARVGEGIVSAIGSAAVHKLVLENPDMISKAVLSKKLDANTAFEIVSIDIADIDVGENIGARLQADRAEADMRVAQARAESRRAAAVAAEQEMVAKIEESRAKLVESEAEVPKAIAQAFATGSLNILDYYKLKNVDADTKMRSSIAEIGQQKPNLRTSGG; encoded by the coding sequence ATGGATAGCCTAAATCAATTGCGACAGCTCGTCACAATCGGCGGCATCGAGCTGACGCCGCTGGTTGCCCAGGGCGATGCCAAATACATTATCTTACTGATCGCCGCTGGCGTGATTTTCGTCATTGGGCTGGTGATCTTTGTGGTGCTGATGAACTTCTTCTGGCTGTGGATTCAGTCAATCACCACTGGAGCAAATATCGGAATTTTAGATTTGATCGGAATGTACTTCCGGCGAGTCGATGCGCGGACTATCGTGCGATCCAAGGTTACCGCTGTTCAAGCTGGGCTGACCAACAAAGAGCTGACCAGCGGTCAATTGGAGGCGCATTACTTGGCCGGCGGTAATGTTGTCCAGGTCATTCGCGCGTTGGTTGCGGCCCGCAAGTCAAAGATGATTAACATGAGCTTCTCGCAGGCCGCCGCCATCGACCTGGCCGGCCGGGATGTGTTGGAAGCTGTTCAGACCAGCGTTTATCCTAAAGTCATTGACTGCCCACCGCGCGGCTCGTCACGTCCGTCGTTGGACGCAGTTGCGCAAGATGGAATCCAATTGAAGGTCAAGGCCCGCGTGACCGTTCGCGCTAACTTGGCGCAATTGATCGGCGGTGCCACCGAGGAAACGATTATCGCTCGTGTCGGTGAAGGCATTGTCAGCGCAATCGGCTCGGCCGCAGTTCATAAACTGGTACTCGAGAACCCAGATATGATCTCCAAAGCGGTATTGTCCAAGAAGCTGGATGCGAACACGGCGTTTGAAATCGTATCGATCGATATCGCCGATATTGACGTAGGCGAGAACATTGGGGCACGCTTGCAGGCCGACCGCGCCGAAGCGGACATGCGGGTCGCTCAGGCTCGCGCCGAAAGCCGTCGGGCGGCTGCAGTCGCTGCAGAGCAAGAGATGGTCGCTAAGATTGAAGAGAGCCGAGCGAAGTTGGTCGAGTCCGAGGCGGAGGTTCCCAAAGCAATCGCACAAGCATTTGCCACGGGATCGCTGAATATATTGGATTATTACAAGCTGAAGAATGTTGATGCAGACACTAAAATGCGCTCCAGCATCGCCGAAATCGGGCAACAAAAGCCGAATCTGCGTACCTCTGGTGGCTAA
- a CDS encoding flavin monoamine oxidase family protein codes for MPQSAEVIVVGAGYAGLSAADQLLKQGIRPLVIEARSRIGGRTHTAVTNQGLWVDLGGQWIGPGQDCMYALAKRFDRRVWPMYVAGRQVVELAGKVKSYRGLIPMNLPPLALANLLWGFQRLEWLARRVPLEQPWAAKGAAALDQRTVGDWLRSNVRQRQARALMQVAIEAVFAAHPDDVGLLHALYYLRSGGGLERLTSSAGGAQQDRVDGGMQRLAEDWRSWLEVRGIEFRLDVPVRSITQDATGVVLFTDTETLSAGHSIVTVPPAVAAEIEMTPAMPSARLSWCRAMTPGRVIKGFAIYERPFWRQRGLCGQAVSDQAPVHVTFDATPPDSSQGILLGFIEGRTALQWSGRSQDDRRQAMIEAFARLFGPEAARPIDYVDHDWTQETWSRGCYAGVAGPGVTTTVASAARPPHGRIHWAGTETATQWCGYIEGAIRSGIRAAQEIQRV; via the coding sequence ATGCCGCAATCAGCCGAGGTAATTGTTGTTGGGGCGGGCTATGCGGGCTTGTCGGCTGCCGATCAGCTTTTGAAGCAAGGCATTCGGCCATTGGTTATCGAGGCCCGCTCGCGCATCGGCGGTCGCACGCATACCGCCGTGACCAATCAAGGGTTGTGGGTCGATCTGGGCGGGCAATGGATTGGTCCTGGCCAAGATTGCATGTACGCACTAGCCAAGCGGTTTGATCGCCGTGTCTGGCCGATGTATGTGGCCGGCAGGCAAGTCGTCGAACTAGCTGGCAAAGTTAAGTCGTATCGTGGTCTAATTCCCATGAACTTGCCACCCTTGGCTCTGGCCAATTTGCTGTGGGGTTTTCAGCGCTTGGAGTGGCTGGCCCGTCGCGTGCCGCTGGAGCAGCCCTGGGCAGCCAAGGGGGCCGCTGCGCTGGACCAGCGAACGGTTGGCGATTGGTTGCGGTCGAACGTTCGCCAGCGACAGGCGCGCGCATTGATGCAGGTAGCCATTGAAGCCGTGTTCGCAGCGCATCCTGATGATGTGGGCTTACTGCATGCCCTGTACTATCTGCGTTCGGGCGGAGGATTGGAACGGCTTACCTCATCGGCAGGCGGGGCCCAGCAAGACCGAGTGGACGGCGGCATGCAGCGCTTGGCAGAAGATTGGCGGTCCTGGCTGGAAGTGCGGGGCATCGAGTTCCGCTTGGATGTGCCGGTGCGCTCGATAACACAAGACGCAACCGGAGTTGTGTTGTTCACCGATACCGAGACTCTCAGCGCTGGACATTCAATCGTCACGGTCCCGCCGGCGGTTGCCGCTGAAATTGAAATGACGCCTGCTATGCCTTCGGCGCGCCTGTCGTGGTGTCGGGCGATGACTCCCGGCCGAGTGATTAAGGGATTTGCCATCTACGAGCGGCCTTTTTGGCGCCAGCGCGGTCTGTGTGGTCAGGCGGTCAGCGATCAAGCCCCGGTACATGTTACCTTTGATGCAACACCTCCCGATAGCTCACAGGGAATTCTGCTGGGCTTCATCGAAGGCCGCACCGCACTGCAGTGGAGCGGACGGAGCCAGGACGACCGACGGCAGGCGATGATCGAGGCCTTCGCGCGGCTGTTTGGTCCAGAGGCTGCGAGACCAATCGACTATGTGGACCACGATTGGACTCAGGAAACCTGGTCGCGAGGCTGTTACGCCGGTGTGGCCGGTCCCGGAGTGACTACCACCGTTGCCTCGGCGGCCCGCCCCCCCCATGGGCGCATCCACTGGGCTGGTACAGAAACTGCCACTCAGTGGTGTGGTTACATTGAAGGGGCCATACGCTCTGGCATTCGCGCCGCTCAGGAGATCCAGCGTGTGTGA